Sequence from the Penicillium oxalicum strain HP7-1 chromosome IV, whole genome shotgun sequence genome:
AGGAGGTCAGTGCAAACTACACAAACAGCTCGGCATAAGTCGAGcgcctttcttttctcccaGACAACCACACCTATCGCAGTCATCGCCATGGATCCAATGCCTGCACCCTTGAATGTGCCGGCCTTGTGGCAGGAGGCACGAAATGCAGATGGAAGAGTCTACTATTATAACGTGCAGACGAAGGCCACACAATGGGCTAAGCCGGTTGAGTTGATGACACCTGTGGAGGTCAGTTTTTTTGCCCTGCCGAAGCGCCGTCGGCTGACTATCGACTGACGTTTCTCTTGTTATGGTCTCTTAGCGCGCCCTTGCAAACCAGCCGTGGAAAGAATACACCGCAGAGGGAGGGCGCAAATACTGGTACAATACGGAGACCAAGCAGAGCACGTGGGAGATCCCCGAGGTTTACAAAAATGCGCTTGCACAGGCCCCTGTTGCTCCGATCCCGTCTGCTCCAGCTGTCCCGGTAGCGTAAGTGGAATTGAACCATATTCTCACGACATATTGCTGACGATGTGATAGAGGACCTGCCTTTGTAGCCGGCGGAACCAGCGCTTTTTCCCAGCCCCCGCATCGTGACCGTGACCATCCTCGTGACCGCGACCGCGATCGTGACCGCCGAGACTACCGAGATCATCGCGACCATCGCGACCATCGGGATCACCGGGATCATCGAGACCACCGCGACTTCCGCGATCGGGACCGGGACCGCGACCGCGACGACTATGATCGTGGGTATGGTGACCGCCGTGGAGGACATGGACCTTTTGATCCCACGGGAATCACGGCTGTATCAGCATTGACATCGCAGGCCGATCCGGACTACGGCTCTCttgaagaagcagaagccGCTTTCATGAAAATGCTTAAGCGAAACAATGTCCAGCCCGATTGGTCCTGGGAACAGACAATGCGTGCGACCATTAAGGATCCCCAGTACCGGGCTCTCAAAAACCCTCTGGATCGCAAGGCGGCTTTTGAGAAATACGCGGCCGAGGTTCGCATGCAGGAAAAGGACCGGGCAAAAGAACGTTTTGCTAAGCTCCGTGCAGACTTTAATACTATGCTGAAGCGGCATCCGGAAATCAAGCATTACAGTCGCTGGAAGACTATTCGGCCCATCATCGAGGGTGAGACAACCTTCCGGGCCactgatgatgacgacgaacGGCGTCAACTCTTTGAAGAATACGTTATCGAACTGAAGAAAGCACACGTTGAGCAAGAGTCTGCGAATCGCAAGGCAGCCATGAACGAGCTCATGACTATTCTAAGCTCTCTCAATTTGGAACCATACACTCGCTGGTCAGAAGCGGAGGCAGTCATTGAGTCCAACGAGACAGTCAAAACTGATGATAAGTTCAAGGCCTTGACCAAGTCTGATATTCTGACCGCATTTGAGAACCACATCAAATCACTAGAGCGTGCCTTCAATGACGCGCGTCAGCAACAAAAGGCAATCAGGGCCCGCAAGGAGCGCCGAAATCGTGATGCTTTCTTGGATCTCTTGAAAGAGCTCAAAGCGCAGGGAAAGATCAAGGCAGGCAGTAAATGGATGGACATTCGTCCGATCATTCAGGACGACGCCCGTTATCATGCTATCCTGGGTCAGTCCGGGTCAACCCCCCTCGATCTTTTCTGGGATATggtcgaagaggaggagcgCGCCCTCCGTGGGCCACGCAATGACGTTCTGGACGTTCTAGACGTGAGTTGATTTTACCCCCCGCACATGTGATTTCATCATTCTAACCATCTCTAGGATAAACGCTACGAAGTCACTGCCAAAACCACCTTTGAAGAGTTCAAGGAGATTATGCTCTCTGACAGAAGAACGTCTCAAATCGACACGGAAATCTTGGTTCTGCTGTTCCAGCGCATTCAAGACAAAGCCATCCGtcgtgatgaagaagaaaagcacGCAGCAGACCGCCATCAGCGTCGGGCGGTCGATGCTCTTCGCTCACGTATCAAGCGTCTTGAGCCTCCCGTCAGGCTTGGTGATACCTGGACTGATGTCAAACCTCGTCTTGAAAAGTATGAAGAATACAAAGCGGTTGAATCCGAGGAGCTTCGCGAGTCCGCCTTTGAGAAGGTCATCCGCCGcttgaaggagaaggaagaagacatGAAAGAGCGCGACCCTCGCGATCGCGAGAGGGAACGCGATCACAGTCGGCGACGTGACTACGATCGTGGTGAACGTGACTATCGCAGCAGCCGAGGTGAGCGACGGGGTGGAAGTCGCTACAGCCGTACCCCTGAACTAGACGCCTACGAGGCCGACCGCCGCAAAGCCCAGGCCGACCGAGAACGATCCTACCGCAAGGTCAGTGCATTTTCACCTTCACGAGATCGTCATGATGATCGGGACCGCGACCGGGCAGATCGTGATCGTGACCGCTACCGTGACCGCGGGGACCGGGATCGGGATCATGACCGCCGCCCAGGTGACCGGCGTGAAGACGAGCGGGAGCGTTTGTATCGCACACGTGGTGATCCGCGTGGTGGGCGTGACGAGCTGGATTATGGAGAGACCCGCAGCATCACCAGCACTGaccgccgccgtcgccggGAGAGCGACGCCGAAAGCGTGGCCAGTCGCTCCACGAAGCGATACCGCCGCGACAGTCGTGAGCGGGATCGCAGCCCAGGCCCTCGCCGCGCTGGACGGGAGCGCTCGGCGATTCCTGAGGAGCccagcaaagaagaagcgaagGCCATCCACTCTGGCagtgaagagggagagattgaGGAGGACTAGTCGTGGGGTCTCTTTGCAATTTCATGGCGAAGTGATGCCCCACGTAtctcaattttttttcaatcaTGTACTTCTACTTCAGGTCTCACTTTGCACTTCTGAGAGATCAGACAGCTGGCACAATCTACCTTGTTTCTGCTGGTTCTTGAACAACCACCCATTTGAATCAGCAGATGGCAAACTGTCTGGAATAGGTAGAGAGCCACGTACGAGGCCGTTCTTAGTAGTCGGTATACCACTTTTTCTGGCACAGAAACTTGACCCCACGTAATCAAATACCTTAGACGACTATGGGGATGTCTATCAGAACGGAAGACTGAATTGTGTTTTTCTAATAGCCAATGATCATCCTTAGGCTTCCGGAAAGACAGGGCGTTTGGACCATGGCAAGCTCCTTGGTGAAGTGTTCTTATCAATTCTTCAAGTGTATGGCAGATTCAAGCCATTAGAAAGACAAGACGACAGCACGAGGTGAGGTCCTCTGCTCCCGTGCCGTGAATATAATGTTCCCTTCGTCAGTGTTCGGGGCGGATGGGCGGAGCAGGACAGATTCGAACTCTAATTCTAGTGGCGCTTTCTCGACATATCTTGAAGTAGCGACAATTGCTTCAGCCGCTAGGTGCGGTTGTGGCACCGTCGCGGAGACTGTTTCACCCGGAGTCGTGTGATTTGATGATAGAGTGCGATTGGTCTCCGCCACTAGTTCATCCGTGATTCTAGGGTTAGCAGGTCAGAGCTTGTAGACCTTCACAGTAACTTTGctctggggggggggttctgGATCAAAATACGAATGACTGTTTTACCCTGGGAAGAGTTTGAAAACCACCAATAGCTTGCTAATGCTGTGCGTCGAGGGTCAATCTGAAGGACACTCTAAGAGGATTTTGATCCCCACTTAATATCTCCAGCAAAGGCTGCCGAAAGGCTTCGCCAACTCGGCATCTATATCCCTTTTACCCAGGGGAAGAGGAGCGTTCTGTCGATGGGGACAGAGGGGGAATGTTGATTAAATCTAGAGGGGATGGAATTGTTGCATGGACCAAGAGAAAGTCGAACGAGACAAGCGAGATGACTTTGGACGGAGGACTCACACGCTCCTGTCGAAAAGGATACGACGATGAGCATGAGAAATTGCATGTGACGTCAGTCCAGTGTGATGATAGAGGCTGACTTGCCGTCGGGGAGAAGACTactgtgttttttttctctttctttttgatcatTGATCGCCTACCGTTCGAGTCACAACATGGAATGACAAGAGTCTGGCCGCCGTCTGTGATCCCGAGGAACATATCCATGGAAGTCCTGTGTTTCACACGGAAAAATCCTCTCCGCAAGCAGGCCAATGCCTGCCGTATCAAAGCCAACCAGGCGAAGCCATCCGGACGCCAAGGCTTCACATATCCGAGACATCGTCGGCTCCTCGGTGGTGACTGGTGGACCCTGAGTCAAAGAAATCTGAAGTTGGAAGTCCCCTTGAGGAAACATGACAGCCGGTCAGCCGCTTGGTTCGCTGAGGAATCATCATGAAACACGGAGAACGTGAAGAAATTGGCGTTCCGCCAAGACGACCCATTCGACCCACTCACCAGGGGTCGCAATTCCATACATGCTGGGTCCTCGTAGAGGGTCGCCCAAAGTCCGTCCATTCAGTGCGTGTCATCACCAAGCACCTCGTCATGAGGAGTCGAGATCAGTGCGTTGAGGAGCTTGAATTTCTCCGTCTTGCGTCTCAGCAGCGAGGCGACGGACCCGAGATGCAAGACGGAGGACCACTCCGTCTGCTTCATCGAGCATTTTGCGGGGAACAGACCGTAAAATGGAACTCCGGATGGCCAGGCCGGTGGATGATTCGGCCTCACAAATGAACCGCCCCGTTTTGGAAGCGCTGTTCAGTTCTCCATCGCCCCTGAAGATGGCCTCGCTCGGGAGCCAAGAATCAACATAAAAAGGTGTGGGCGTCCCGGAGAGTATTTGGGCTTATTTTCCACACCAAGTTCATATCACCACCTCCTAGAGAATCAAAATGCCTCAGTTCATCAACCTTCTGACGGTTGGCGCTCTCGCCGCCATGGCCGTTGCGTCGCCTGTCGCCCAGCCAGCAACTGCCGCGACCTCCAGTCTCGAGGAGCGTGCGAGCTGTACTTTCTCCGGCTCCAAGGGTGCTGCTTCAGCCATGGCGTCCAAGCAGAAGTGCTCAACCATCGTCCTCTCCAATGTCGCCGTGCCTGCAGGTGTCAAGCTTGATCTGAGCAAGCTAAACGACGGCACTCAGGTACGATTGCTTCCGTTTGTTTTGCAGCGTCTTGGTCCGAGTCCGGTGCAGGTTAATTAACGGTGACATTATCTAGGTCATCTTTGAGGGCACAACCACCTGGGGTTACAAGGAATGGGAGGGTCCTCTTCTCGATATTGGCGGCAAGGACATCACTGTCACCGGTGCCAGCGGCGCCAAATTGAACCCCGATGGTGCGCGCTGGTGGGACGGCAAGGGTGGCAATGGCGGTAAAACCAAGCCTAAGTTCTTCGCTGCCCATAAGTTGACCGGCAAATCTCAAATCAACAATCTTTACATCGAGAACACTCCCGTCCAGGCCGTCAGCATCAACGGCTGCAAGGGTCTGACTATCAACAAAATGACCATCGACAATCGCGCCGGTGACTCCAAGGGTGGCCACAACACCGATGGTTTCGACATTGGCTCCAGCAGCAACGTCGTCATTAATGGTGCTACGGTTTACAACCAGGATGACTGTGTTGCTGTCAACTCTGGAACCGTGAGTTTGCTCTCAAGTTGATGAGAGTTTCCTTTGAATCCACATTATCGCTAACGGCGGGATAGGACATCACCTTCAGCGGCGGTTACTGCTCCGGTGGCCACGGTCTTTCCATTGGCAGTGTCGGCGGTCGTTCGGACAACACCGTTGACAACGTCACCTTCAAGGATTCGACTGTCACCAAGTCCGATAACGGTAAGTTCTCTCTGGACAGCCCGCTGACTCTCAGTCAGAGACAAAAGCAGAAGACTAACGCGAATGACCCAGGTATCCGTGTCAAGGCTAAATCGGGAACTACTGGAATCATCAAGGGTGTTACTTACTCCGGCATTACTCTCTCTTCTATCAAGAAGTAAGTCACCTTCCGGTTCACCGTCAAAACCTCCCTGATATGCTCAACGGCTGACAAAACCTCAAGGTACGGTATCCTGATCGAGCAGAACTACGACGGTGGCGATCTCCACGGTTCTCCCACCGGCGGTCTCCCTATCAACAACCTCGTCCTTAGCAACATCTCCGGCTCCAACGCTGTCTCTTCCAGCGGCCACGATGTTGCGATTGTCTGCGCCAGCGGTGCTTGCAACAACTGGACCTGGAACAAGGTCAGCGTCAGTGGTGGCAAGACTTACGGCAGCTGCAAGAATGTCCCCAGCGTGGCTAGCTGCTAGAGCGCTTGACTTTCGCATTTTCTGAGAGTAGACAGGCAATTTTAGTGATCCATCAGCCGCCTCTCATCTTGTATATTAGCAATATTCTGCCTGATCTCATCTGTGATTTGCTTCTGGGCAGCTACTTCATTTGGTTGAATTACAGGTAGCCAGAGCGTTGATCGACTTTCTGGTCCACTGAGACCTTGCATTTCATCTATAATTCAAAGAGGTTTAA
This genomic interval carries:
- a CDS encoding putative endopolygalacturonase, with product MPQFINLLTVGALAAMAVASPVAQPATAATSSLEERASCTFSGSKGAASAMASKQKCSTIVLSNVAVPAGVKLDLSKLNDGTQVIFEGTTTWGYKEWEGPLLDIGGKDITVTGASGAKLNPDGARWWDGKGGNGGKTKPKFFAAHKLTGKSQINNLYIENTPVQAVSINGCKGLTINKMTIDNRAGDSKGGHNTDGFDIGSSSNVVINGATVYNQDDCVAVNSGTDITFSGGYCSGGHGLSIGSVGGRSDNTVDNVTFKDSTVTKSDNGKFSLDSPLTLSQRQKQKTNANDPGIRVKAKSGTTGIIKGVTYSGITLSSIKKYGILIEQNYDGGDLHGSPTGGLPINNLVLSNISGSNAVSSSGHDVAIVCASGACNNWTWNKVSVSGGKTYGSCKNVPSVASC